In a genomic window of Acidobacteriota bacterium:
- the dusB gene encoding tRNA dihydrouridine synthase DusB, with the protein MKIGHVQLQPPFAMAPMAGMTDTAFRRLVKRHGGCSLVVSEMVSAEGLVRGIDRTLEYAEYTEEERPVAIQIFGGDPETMASAAQIVEGLGADIVDVNMGCPVPKIARHNAGCSLMREPAHAAEIVEAMARAVKIPVTVKMRAGWNEQEINAPELARMVQDAGASAVAVHGRTAAQSYGGASDWDLIDRVAASVSIPVFGSGDCVEPHQVVDRLSRGRVAGVLVGRGALRNPWIFAQAAELAAGGSPPPVRLEDRGRFLLDYIDLLLEEGIDEADGFRHSAGRGGGAFAMRATAARGRERWVVNKLRALGSWYTKGLENGGHLRVSINSAESIEQLRDAIAQFFLTRGAVAHASQSAG; encoded by the coding sequence GTGAAGATCGGCCACGTTCAACTGCAACCGCCGTTCGCCATGGCGCCGATGGCCGGGATGACCGATACGGCGTTCCGCCGCCTCGTGAAGCGCCACGGCGGATGCAGCCTTGTCGTCAGCGAGATGGTCAGTGCCGAGGGGCTCGTGCGGGGGATCGATCGCACGCTGGAGTACGCCGAGTACACGGAGGAAGAGCGCCCCGTCGCGATCCAGATCTTCGGCGGCGATCCCGAGACGATGGCGAGCGCCGCCCAGATTGTCGAAGGCCTCGGCGCCGACATCGTGGACGTGAACATGGGCTGCCCGGTGCCGAAGATCGCAAGGCACAATGCCGGCTGCAGCCTCATGCGCGAGCCGGCGCACGCGGCGGAGATCGTGGAGGCCATGGCGCGCGCGGTGAAGATTCCAGTGACCGTGAAGATGCGGGCCGGCTGGAACGAGCAGGAAATCAATGCCCCCGAGCTTGCCAGGATGGTGCAGGACGCGGGTGCGTCGGCGGTGGCGGTGCACGGGCGCACCGCCGCGCAGTCCTACGGCGGCGCGTCGGACTGGGACCTCATCGATCGTGTCGCCGCGAGCGTCTCGATCCCGGTCTTCGGCAGCGGAGACTGCGTTGAGCCGCACCAGGTGGTGGACCGGTTGTCGCGCGGCCGGGTGGCCGGTGTGCTCGTCGGCCGCGGCGCGTTGCGCAATCCCTGGATCTTCGCGCAGGCCGCGGAACTGGCGGCTGGAGGCTCACCGCCGCCGGTGAGACTGGAAGATCGCGGCCGCTTCCTGCTCGATTACATCGACCTGCTGTTGGAGGAAGGGATCGACGAAGCGGACGGGTTCCGCCATTCGGCCGGACGGGGTGGCGGCGCCTTCGCGATGCGCGCCACCGCGGCGCGTGGGCGGGAGCGCTGGGTCGTGAACAAACTGCGCGCGCTCGGCTCCTGGTACACGAAGGGACTCGAGAACGGCGGCCACCTGCGCGTGTCGATCAACTCGGCCGAGTCGATCGAGCAACTCCGGGACGCCATCGCGCAGTTCTTCCTCACGCGCGGCGCGGTCGCCCACGCCAGCCAGTCCGCCGGCTGA
- a CDS encoding Dabb family protein, producing the protein MLAHIVLFRPKAGLAAADRESLVAAIDRAHRDIPVVRRFLVGKRTMRGAGYAAAMPEYPFLALIELDDEAALRQYLAHPAHEMLAKLFWHTSDSALAYDFEMLAASAAGGLLA; encoded by the coding sequence TTGCTCGCACACATCGTGCTCTTCCGGCCCAAGGCCGGCCTCGCCGCGGCGGACCGCGAAAGCCTCGTCGCCGCGATTGACCGGGCGCATCGCGACATCCCCGTCGTCCGGCGATTCCTGGTAGGGAAGCGCACGATGCGCGGCGCCGGCTACGCCGCGGCCATGCCGGAATATCCGTTCCTGGCGCTCATCGAGCTCGACGACGAGGCCGCGCTGCGGCAGTACCTTGCACATCCCGCGCACGAGATGCTGGCGAAGCTGTTCTGGCACACGAGCGATTCTGCCCTCGCGTACGACTTCGAGATGCTCGCGGCGTCCGCGGCGGGGGGGCTTCTCGCCTGA
- a CDS encoding sigma-54-dependent Fis family transcriptional regulator, with protein MTDSPKHLLLVDDEDALREVVAERLADLGFEVQQASSGEQALDKLAEFAFDVLLVDLRLPGIGGDEVLQAALERYPELIAIVITGYGTVRDAVGAIKQGAADFISKPFQFDELLHVIESAFEQRRLRSENAYLRAQLEQRYRLDGIIGRSPVMRDLFQLLETVAQSSSTVLITGETGTGKELAAKAIHHNSHRRAQRFVAINCSAIPETLLEAELFGHVRGAFTGAVATRQGRIEQAHKGTLFLDEIGTMSPALQAKLLRVLQEREFERVGDSHPIKVDVRLIAATNSDLRKLVAEGAFREDLFYRLNVIPVQLPPLRDRREDIPVLVRHFLERFCREHVPPRTPPSVAQDAMRALMSYPWPGNVRQLENVAERAIALSPGRAQIELRDLPPELQQAQDVAAPPLWFPDAGVDLEAHISDIELSLIRQSLERTGGNKRRAAELLRIKRTTLVEKLKRLEKRMVPEA; from the coding sequence ATGACTGATTCGCCGAAGCATCTGCTGCTCGTGGACGATGAGGACGCCTTACGGGAGGTGGTCGCGGAGCGCCTGGCCGACCTGGGATTCGAGGTGCAGCAGGCCTCCAGCGGGGAGCAGGCGCTCGACAAGCTGGCCGAGTTCGCGTTCGACGTCCTGCTCGTCGACCTGCGCCTCCCGGGGATCGGCGGAGACGAAGTCCTCCAGGCGGCGCTCGAACGCTATCCCGAGCTGATTGCGATCGTGATCACGGGGTACGGGACGGTGAGAGACGCGGTCGGCGCGATCAAGCAGGGGGCGGCCGACTTCATCTCGAAGCCCTTCCAGTTCGACGAGCTGCTCCACGTCATCGAGTCCGCGTTCGAGCAGCGCCGGCTGCGCTCCGAGAATGCGTACCTGCGCGCGCAGCTCGAACAGCGCTACCGGCTGGACGGAATCATCGGACGCAGCCCGGTGATGCGCGACCTGTTCCAGCTCCTGGAGACCGTCGCGCAGTCGTCGAGCACCGTGCTGATCACGGGGGAGACCGGCACCGGGAAGGAGCTGGCGGCCAAGGCGATCCACCACAACAGCCACCGGCGCGCGCAGCGGTTCGTGGCGATCAACTGCAGCGCGATTCCCGAGACGCTGCTCGAGGCCGAGCTGTTCGGCCACGTGCGCGGCGCATTCACCGGCGCCGTCGCCACGCGCCAGGGACGGATCGAGCAGGCGCACAAGGGCACGCTGTTCCTCGACGAGATCGGCACGATGAGCCCGGCGCTGCAGGCCAAGCTGCTGCGCGTCCTGCAGGAGCGCGAGTTCGAGCGCGTGGGGGACTCGCATCCGATCAAAGTGGACGTCCGGCTGATTGCCGCCACCAATTCCGATCTGCGCAAGCTCGTCGCCGAAGGAGCCTTTCGCGAGGACCTGTTCTATCGCCTGAACGTGATTCCCGTGCAGCTCCCGCCGTTGAGAGATCGCCGCGAGGACATCCCGGTGCTCGTGCGCCATTTCCTCGAGCGGTTCTGCCGCGAGCACGTGCCGCCGCGCACGCCGCCGTCGGTGGCGCAGGACGCGATGCGCGCGCTCATGTCATACCCGTGGCCGGGCAACGTGCGCCAGCTCGAGAACGTGGCCGAGCGCGCCATCGCGCTCTCGCCGGGGCGCGCGCAGATAGAGCTGCGCGACCTGCCGCCGGAGCTCCAGCAGGCGCAGGACGTCGCCGCGCCGCCGCTGTGGTTTCCGGACGCGGGCGTGGACCTCGAGGCGCACATCAGCGACATCGAGCTCTCGCTCATCCGCCAATCGCTCGAGCGCACCGGCGGGAACAAGCGGCGCGCGGCCGAGCTGCTCAGGATCAAACGCACGACGCTGGTGGAAAAACTCAAGCGACTCGAAAAACGGATGGTGCCGGAGGCCTGA
- a CDS encoding excisionase family DNA-binding protein, with amino-acid sequence MNITVERKTISIMKACELVGVSRRTIYNWMASGKVEYVRTAGGSVRIFVDTLWREPDVQTGPYRPGPARKQAS; translated from the coding sequence ATGAACATCACTGTCGAACGGAAAACGATCTCCATCATGAAGGCGTGCGAGCTGGTCGGTGTAAGCCGCCGCACGATCTACAACTGGATGGCCAGCGGGAAGGTCGAATACGTCCGGACCGCGGGCGGATCGGTGCGGATCTTTGTGGACACGCTCTGGCGCGAGCCGGACGTGCAGACCGGCCCGTACCGGCCGGGGCCCGCACGGAAACAGGCGTCCTAG
- a CDS encoding FliA/WhiG family RNA polymerase sigma factor — protein MHRQPLTSRESDRIVAGLPFVESLARRVAASMPHSIDIGDLVQDGMIGLIDAAHRFDEDRGIKFETFAERRVRGAMIDALRREAWPRGVRRVRRELEAAREQLRRELGSEPSLADLAARVGSDEARLNRTIVRIHTIESTSPLSAGEHPDAAALPPVLVPSEPPAPDKAYEVSEVKARIRAAIMSLPPRERKVVSLYYFGEVTMKQIGAEIGVNESRVSQLHARAIQRLRKALGAEGASGQQARGDVVEIGAVLKMAKASLAPRKDAASADHGGRGVVLNYTRPQVARRAAGRVTPQYPAPRAAAR, from the coding sequence ATGCACCGCCAGCCCCTGACCAGTCGAGAGTCCGACCGGATCGTCGCCGGCTTGCCTTTTGTCGAGTCGCTTGCCCGGCGTGTCGCCGCCTCGATGCCCCACTCGATCGACATCGGCGATCTGGTGCAGGACGGCATGATTGGTCTCATCGACGCCGCGCACCGTTTCGACGAGGACCGCGGCATCAAGTTCGAGACGTTTGCCGAGCGCCGCGTGCGCGGGGCGATGATCGACGCGCTGCGCCGCGAGGCCTGGCCCCGCGGCGTGCGCCGCGTCAGGCGTGAGCTGGAAGCCGCGCGCGAGCAGCTCCGCCGTGAGCTTGGCAGCGAGCCGAGCCTCGCCGACCTGGCGGCTCGAGTGGGTTCTGACGAGGCACGGCTCAACAGGACCATCGTGCGCATCCACACGATCGAGTCCACTTCCCCGCTGTCGGCGGGCGAGCACCCGGATGCCGCCGCGCTGCCGCCCGTGCTGGTGCCGTCCGAGCCCCCTGCACCCGACAAGGCGTACGAAGTTTCCGAGGTGAAAGCGCGGATTCGGGCGGCGATCATGTCGCTGCCGCCGCGCGAGCGGAAGGTAGTCTCCCTCTACTACTTCGGCGAGGTCACGATGAAGCAGATTGGCGCGGAGATCGGTGTCAACGAATCGCGCGTCTCCCAGCTTCACGCGCGCGCCATCCAGCGGCTGCGCAAGGCGCTCGGCGCCGAAGGCGCGAGCGGCCAGCAGGCCCGCGGCGACGTCGTGGAAATCGGGGCGGTCCTGAAGATGGCGAAGGCCAGCCTGGCGCCGAGGAAAGATGCTGCGAGCGCCGACCACGGGGGCCGGGGCGTGGTGCTGAACTACACGCGACCCCAGGTGGCGCGGCGCGCCGCCGGCCGCGTCACGCCACAATACCCTGCGCCACGCGCAGCAGCTCGCTGA
- a CDS encoding response regulator, with translation MRRRESPSSPSSADAYQRLFESVHEGVYIGRVSPDGAAASETIAANAHLRLMFGFPADPATDAPRPFDPDRFSDPQAREAFFSRLQRDGSVTDYLLRLRRADGSPMWAEVTAHADAHADGGLHVASLMRDVSERKRLEMQARDLYHQLLQAEKMAALGQTISGVAHELNNPLATILTWAERLAKHDVSDDTRRGLDTILQQSERAARIVRNLLTFARKRHTTRTMVDLNAVVRETLALRAYDQRVSNIGTIEALAAGLPQVFADPHQIQQVLLNLVINAEQAMLAANGRGSLIVRTWYDNERDVVILEVSDDGPGVPDDVQTKIFDPFFTTKEVGKGTGLGLTVAYAIVQEHGGEIRVTSNEGRGATFTVEVPAGVGAMKTRSDAPGATGPVTSGSLALVVEDESALATAVAEALADAGFTVDRAGDGEEALARVRERAYDVIVCDLKMPRVDGMAFYRMAVEGAPGLAQRIIFMTGDVAGTEAERFLEETGCRWLAKPFRLSELLRVAQGIVA, from the coding sequence GTGAGGCGGCGCGAGTCTCCATCCTCCCCATCGTCTGCCGACGCGTACCAGCGGCTGTTCGAGTCGGTCCACGAAGGCGTGTACATCGGCCGCGTCTCGCCGGACGGGGCCGCGGCGTCCGAGACGATCGCGGCCAACGCGCACCTCCGGCTCATGTTCGGGTTCCCCGCCGATCCGGCGACCGACGCGCCGCGCCCATTCGATCCCGATCGCTTTTCCGATCCGCAGGCCCGCGAGGCTTTCTTCTCGCGCCTGCAACGCGACGGGTCGGTCACGGATTACCTGCTGCGACTGCGGCGCGCCGACGGCAGCCCCATGTGGGCCGAGGTCACCGCCCATGCCGACGCGCACGCCGACGGCGGGCTGCACGTGGCGAGCCTCATGCGCGACGTGAGCGAGCGCAAGCGGCTCGAGATGCAGGCGCGAGACCTTTACCACCAGTTGCTGCAAGCCGAGAAGATGGCCGCTCTCGGCCAGACGATTTCCGGCGTCGCACACGAGCTGAACAACCCGCTCGCCACGATCCTCACGTGGGCTGAACGGCTCGCAAAACACGACGTGTCAGACGATACACGCCGCGGGCTCGACACGATCCTGCAGCAGTCGGAGCGCGCCGCGCGAATCGTGCGCAACCTGCTGACGTTCGCGCGCAAGCGGCACACGACGCGCACGATGGTCGACCTGAACGCCGTTGTCCGCGAGACGCTCGCGTTGCGCGCCTACGATCAGCGCGTGTCGAACATCGGCACGATCGAGGCGCTGGCGGCGGGGCTGCCGCAAGTCTTCGCCGACCCCCACCAGATCCAGCAGGTGCTCCTCAACCTCGTGATCAACGCGGAGCAGGCCATGCTGGCGGCGAACGGCCGCGGCTCGCTGATCGTCCGCACCTGGTACGACAACGAGCGCGACGTCGTGATTCTCGAGGTCAGTGACGATGGCCCGGGCGTGCCGGACGATGTGCAGACAAAGATCTTCGACCCGTTCTTCACCACCAAGGAGGTCGGCAAGGGAACGGGGCTGGGCCTGACGGTGGCATATGCCATCGTGCAGGAGCACGGCGGGGAGATTCGCGTCACGTCGAACGAGGGGCGGGGCGCCACGTTCACCGTGGAAGTGCCCGCCGGGGTCGGTGCGATGAAGACGCGCTCGGACGCGCCCGGAGCCACCGGCCCGGTCACGTCCGGATCGCTGGCGCTGGTGGTCGAAGACGAGAGCGCCCTGGCAACCGCCGTCGCCGAGGCGCTCGCCGACGCCGGGTTTACAGTGGATCGCGCCGGTGACGGCGAAGAGGCGCTCGCGCGTGTTCGCGAGCGCGCCTACGACGTGATCGTGTGCGACCTGAAGATGCCGCGCGTGGACGGGATGGCGTTCTATCGAATGGCTGTCGAGGGAGCACCCGGCCTCGCCCAGCGAATCATCTTCATGACGGGCGACGTGGCCGGAACCGAGGCCGAGCGCTTCCTGGAGGAAACGGGTTGCCGGTGGCTCGCCAAGCCGTTCCGCCTCAGCGAGCTGCTGCGCGTGGCGCAGGGTATTGTGGCGTGA
- a CDS encoding SDR family oxidoreductase has protein sequence MFDKNLLKGRVAIVTGGGTGIGEAIATGLASVGCRVVIASRNAEHLEAGVAAVQRSGQEASAFQVDVRDPEQVDAMVAHAVRTFGRADILVNNAAGNFVCRAEELSPNGWNAVISIVLNGSFYCARAFGRHLISRGQDGAIVSVLANYVWTGSPGTIHSAAAKAGVMSMTQTLAVEWAQHRIRVNAVAPGPIESPGAARQLWSTPAAVERITRAVPLGRWGRPSEVADAVTFLASPLAGFITGETLTVDGGNWMGRGPYGFLE, from the coding sequence ATGTTCGACAAGAACCTGCTGAAGGGGCGCGTCGCGATTGTCACGGGGGGCGGGACCGGAATCGGCGAGGCCATCGCGACAGGGCTTGCGTCGGTCGGATGCCGCGTGGTCATCGCCAGCCGCAACGCGGAGCATCTCGAGGCCGGCGTGGCCGCGGTGCAGCGGTCGGGTCAGGAGGCCAGCGCGTTCCAGGTGGACGTCCGCGATCCGGAACAGGTGGACGCCATGGTCGCGCACGCCGTCCGCACGTTCGGTCGCGCCGACATCCTCGTGAACAACGCCGCGGGCAACTTCGTCTGCCGTGCGGAAGAGCTTTCACCGAACGGCTGGAATGCGGTGATCAGCATCGTGCTGAACGGCAGCTTCTACTGCGCGAGGGCGTTTGGCCGTCACCTCATCTCGCGAGGGCAGGACGGGGCGATCGTCTCGGTGCTCGCCAATTACGTGTGGACCGGCAGCCCCGGCACGATTCACTCGGCGGCGGCAAAGGCCGGAGTGATGTCGATGACGCAGACGCTGGCCGTCGAATGGGCGCAACACCGGATCCGCGTCAACGCGGTCGCGCCCGGGCCAATCGAATCACCTGGCGCCGCGCGGCAGTTGTGGAGCACGCCCGCAGCGGTGGAAAGGATCACGCGCGCCGTGCCCCTGGGGAGATGGGGGCGTCCATCCGAGGTCGCCGACGCCGTCACCTTCCTCGCGTCGCCGTTGGCCGGGTTCATCACTGGAGAAACGCTCACCGTCGATGGCGGGAACTGGATGGGCAGAGGGCCGTACGGATTCCTCGAGTAG
- a CDS encoding Lrp/AsnC family transcriptional regulator, with translation MKDDIDIKILNYLQINARISNVEIARKVGLAPSAVLERIRKLEQGGAIRGYVALIDPGVVGQRMLAFIAVQTSDLPGEERIARTLARMPEALEVHHVAGEDCFLVKVRARDAEHIGELLKKKIGRIPGVRSTRTTIVLGTEKETPILPMEAGGEETAP, from the coding sequence ATAAAAGACGATATAGATATTAAAATTCTGAATTATCTTCAGATAAATGCCCGCATTTCAAACGTCGAAATCGCCAGGAAGGTGGGGCTTGCGCCCTCAGCGGTGTTGGAGCGCATCCGGAAGCTGGAGCAGGGCGGGGCGATTCGCGGCTACGTGGCGCTCATAGACCCCGGAGTGGTTGGCCAGCGGATGCTGGCGTTCATTGCCGTGCAGACGTCGGATCTTCCCGGCGAGGAGCGGATCGCGCGGACGCTCGCGCGCATGCCGGAAGCGCTGGAGGTGCATCACGTCGCGGGCGAGGACTGTTTCCTCGTGAAGGTACGCGCGCGCGACGCGGAGCACATCGGCGAGCTGCTGAAGAAGAAGATCGGCCGCATTCCGGGCGTGCGCTCCACGCGCACGACCATCGTGCTCGGGACCGAGAAAGAGACGCCGATTCTGCCGATGGAAGCGGGCGGCGAAGAGACTGCGCCGTGA
- a CDS encoding EamA family transporter, whose amino-acid sequence MSPHGLSQRQKAIGAFLAVCLIWGTTYLAIRVTLETMPPFLMAGLRFTLAGALFAAGLASRGRGLPAVRFWWPLTVMSFLLLVLGNGGVVWAEQYVTSGMTAVIVASNPYWMVGVEALAGGDRITGRALLGLTIGFSGIVLLVWPELGGGGATASGFVAGIVALQIACAGWAWGSSWSKRHTQDQDVFTTTALQMLLAGVMLLAVGTALGEWKDLRFSARSVTAFFYLATVGAIGGFAAYAYALKHLPMALVSLYAYINPIIAVALGMLLLGEPFSARAGAAAAIVLAGVAFVRTPALEERVPETARMNRSR is encoded by the coding sequence GTGAGCCCGCACGGATTGTCGCAGCGGCAGAAGGCGATCGGCGCGTTCCTGGCGGTCTGCCTGATCTGGGGCACCACGTACCTGGCCATCAGGGTCACGCTCGAGACGATGCCGCCGTTCCTGATGGCGGGTCTGCGCTTCACGCTCGCCGGCGCGCTCTTCGCGGCGGGGCTCGCATCTCGAGGCCGCGGCCTGCCGGCGGTCCGCTTCTGGTGGCCCCTCACCGTCATGTCTTTTCTGCTGCTCGTGCTCGGCAATGGCGGCGTAGTGTGGGCCGAGCAATACGTCACCAGCGGTATGACGGCGGTGATCGTCGCCTCGAATCCCTACTGGATGGTTGGTGTCGAAGCGCTGGCGGGAGGCGACCGCATCACCGGGCGCGCGCTCCTGGGCTTGACGATCGGCTTCAGCGGCATCGTGCTGCTCGTCTGGCCGGAGCTCGGTGGTGGCGGCGCAACGGCGAGCGGATTCGTGGCGGGGATCGTCGCGCTGCAGATCGCGTGCGCCGGCTGGGCGTGGGGATCGTCCTGGTCGAAGCGCCACACCCAGGATCAGGATGTCTTCACGACGACGGCGCTGCAGATGCTGCTTGCGGGCGTGATGCTGCTTGCCGTGGGTACGGCGCTGGGCGAATGGAAGGATCTGCGGTTTTCCGCGCGAAGCGTGACGGCATTTTTCTACCTGGCAACCGTCGGGGCGATCGGCGGCTTCGCGGCCTACGCATACGCCCTGAAGCACCTGCCCATGGCACTGGTTTCGCTATACGCCTACATCAACCCGATCATCGCCGTGGCGCTCGGCATGCTTCTCCTGGGAGAGCCGTTCAGCGCCCGCGCGGGAGCGGCGGCCGCAATCGTCCTGGCAGGCGTGGCGTTCGTCCGCACGCCCGCGCTCGAGGAACGGGTTCCGGAAACCGCTAGAATGAACCGGTCACGATGA
- a CDS encoding HD domain-containing protein, giving the protein MNRLPRIMDLGAGSAGWGFYLCARKELRSGRSGDFLSVVLQDNSGQITAKVFQDVDVLRGEFDAGEFVKVLGRGSVYNQRLELVLDKIRRVQERDRSDGFREEDCIPCAPRPIEEMWGELEALVAREARNPWVRELLSRVLAKYGERLRVWPAAQMVHHAYRGGLLEHVLKMAEVAVPLARAYGADADLVLAGALLHDIGKLEELDYECVAQYSTAGNLLGHITLGAQIVRDEASRIEGFPEALIVQISHLVLSHHGSKEFGSPVEPMTVEAFILAAVDDLDAKIHQVRRHVAEDEGEGDFTGYHPRLRRVLFKPSGR; this is encoded by the coding sequence ATGAACAGGCTTCCACGAATCATGGACCTCGGCGCCGGATCGGCGGGCTGGGGCTTCTACCTGTGTGCCCGCAAGGAGCTGCGCTCGGGGCGGAGCGGAGACTTTCTCTCGGTCGTCTTGCAGGACAACTCCGGGCAGATCACCGCGAAAGTCTTCCAGGATGTTGACGTCCTGCGCGGGGAGTTCGATGCCGGCGAGTTCGTCAAGGTCCTGGGGCGGGGGAGCGTGTACAACCAGCGGCTCGAGCTCGTTCTGGACAAGATCCGTCGCGTGCAGGAGCGCGACCGCAGCGATGGTTTCCGCGAAGAGGACTGCATCCCCTGCGCGCCGCGCCCGATCGAGGAGATGTGGGGGGAGCTCGAGGCGCTTGTCGCGCGGGAAGCCCGGAACCCATGGGTGCGCGAGCTGCTCTCACGGGTCCTGGCGAAGTACGGCGAACGGCTGCGCGTATGGCCGGCGGCGCAGATGGTGCACCACGCCTATCGCGGCGGGCTGCTCGAGCACGTGTTGAAGATGGCGGAGGTCGCCGTGCCGCTCGCGCGGGCCTACGGCGCCGATGCGGATCTCGTGCTCGCCGGCGCGTTGCTGCACGACATCGGCAAGCTGGAGGAGCTCGACTACGAGTGCGTGGCGCAGTACTCCACCGCGGGGAACCTCCTGGGGCACATCACGCTCGGCGCGCAGATCGTCCGCGATGAAGCGTCTCGGATCGAGGGCTTCCCCGAGGCACTCATCGTCCAGATTTCACACCTGGTGCTGTCGCACCACGGTTCGAAGGAATTCGGCTCACCCGTCGAGCCGATGACCGTCGAGGCCTTCATCCTGGCGGCGGTCGACGACCTGGACGCCAAGATTCACCAGGTGCGCCGGCACGTCGCCGAGGACGAAGGCGAGGGGGATTTCACCGGCTATCACCCCCGCCTCAGGCGTGTGCTCTTCAAACCGTCCGGCCGCTGA
- a CDS encoding lmo0937 family membrane protein, with protein MLETIAIILIVLWLLGMVSGYTLGNFIWVLLVIAVILFLVRLISGRTV; from the coding sequence ATGCTCGAAACGATTGCGATCATCCTCATCGTGCTCTGGTTGCTGGGGATGGTCAGTGGCTACACCCTGGGGAACTTCATCTGGGTTCTCCTGGTGATCGCCGTGATCCTGTTCCTCGTGCGCCTGATCAGCGGCCGGACGGTTTGA
- the fabZ gene encoding 3-hydroxyacyl-ACP dehydratase FabZ, translating to MDLTLPLDYSAIERILPHRYPFLLVDRIIELEPDKRIVGIKSVSMNERYLSHVGPGRPVLPPTILTEAVAQVGAIMILAKPENREKLALFMGIQRVRYRRPVHPGDVVVIEATVRRLRSRMGVLRGVARVNGKVAVEGTMTFALGPRA from the coding sequence ATGGACCTGACGCTGCCCCTGGACTACTCCGCGATCGAGCGCATCCTGCCCCATCGCTATCCCTTCCTGCTCGTCGATCGCATCATCGAGCTCGAACCCGACAAGCGCATCGTCGGCATCAAGAGCGTCTCGATGAACGAACGGTACCTGTCGCACGTGGGGCCGGGCCGTCCCGTGCTGCCGCCGACCATTCTCACCGAGGCGGTGGCGCAGGTCGGCGCGATCATGATCCTGGCGAAGCCGGAAAATCGCGAGAAGCTCGCGCTCTTCATGGGGATTCAGCGGGTGCGCTACCGGCGCCCCGTGCATCCGGGGGACGTTGTCGTCATCGAGGCGACCGTCCGGCGCCTGCGCAGCCGGATGGGCGTGCTTCGCGGGGTGGCGCGCGTGAACGGGAAGGTTGCGGTGGAAGGCACCATGACCTTCGCGCTCGGCCCGCGCGCCTGA